A single genomic interval of Rhizobium leguminosarum bv. trifolii WSM1325 harbors:
- a CDS encoding enolase (KEGG: rec:RHECIAT_CH0002028 2-phosphoglycerate dehydratase protein~TIGRFAM: enolase~PFAM: enolase) — MTAITDIIAREILDSRGNPTVEVDVYLEDGSMGRAAVPSGASTGAHEAVELRDGGKRYLGKGVEKAVEAANTEIFDAIGGIDAENQIQIDNIMIELDGTPNKSRLGANAILGVSLAVAKAAAQASGLPLYRYVGGASASLLPVPMMNIINGGAHADNPIDFQEFMILPVGADSIAEAVRMGSEVFHTLRKELAAQGHNTNVGDEGGFAPGLKSAPEALDFIMKSIEKAGYKPGDDMCLGLDCASTEFFKDGKYVLEGEGRTLESGAMAEYLAELAAKYPIISIEDGMAEDDWDGWKTLTDLAGKKTQLVGDDLFVTNSARLRDGIRMGVANSILVKVNQIGTLTETLDAVNTAHKAAYTAVMSHRSGETEDSTIADLAVATNCGQIKTGSLSRSDRLAKYNQLIRIEEGLGPQAQYAGRSIVRG, encoded by the coding sequence ATGACTGCAATCACCGATATCATCGCCCGCGAGATTCTCGATAGCCGTGGCAACCCCACCGTCGAAGTCGATGTCTATCTCGAAGATGGCAGCATGGGCCGCGCGGCCGTTCCCTCGGGCGCCTCGACGGGCGCGCATGAGGCGGTCGAACTGCGTGACGGCGGCAAGCGCTACCTGGGCAAGGGCGTCGAAAAGGCGGTCGAAGCCGCCAACACCGAGATCTTCGACGCGATCGGCGGCATCGACGCCGAAAACCAGATCCAGATCGACAACATCATGATCGAGCTGGACGGCACGCCGAACAAGTCGCGTCTCGGCGCCAACGCCATCCTTGGCGTGTCGCTCGCCGTCGCCAAGGCTGCCGCCCAGGCGTCCGGCCTGCCGCTCTACCGCTATGTCGGCGGTGCTTCCGCCAGCCTGCTGCCAGTGCCGATGATGAACATCATCAATGGTGGTGCCCATGCCGACAACCCGATCGATTTCCAGGAATTCATGATCCTGCCGGTCGGCGCCGATTCGATCGCCGAAGCCGTGCGCATGGGTTCGGAAGTCTTCCATACGCTGCGCAAGGAACTTGCCGCACAGGGCCATAACACCAATGTCGGCGATGAAGGCGGTTTCGCACCGGGCCTGAAGAGCGCGCCGGAAGCTCTCGACTTCATCATGAAGTCGATCGAGAAAGCCGGCTACAAGCCGGGCGACGACATGTGCCTCGGCCTCGACTGCGCCTCGACGGAATTCTTCAAGGACGGCAAATACGTTCTCGAAGGGGAAGGCCGCACGCTGGAATCGGGCGCCATGGCCGAATATCTGGCCGAACTCGCCGCCAAGTATCCGATCATCTCGATCGAGGACGGCATGGCCGAAGACGACTGGGATGGCTGGAAGACGCTGACCGACCTAGCCGGCAAGAAGACCCAGCTCGTCGGCGATGATCTCTTCGTCACCAACTCCGCCCGTCTTCGCGACGGTATCCGCATGGGCGTCGCCAACTCGATCCTCGTCAAGGTCAACCAGATCGGCACGCTGACGGAGACGCTTGATGCCGTCAACACGGCGCACAAGGCGGCCTATACCGCCGTCATGTCCCACCGCTCCGGCGAGACCGAAGATTCGACCATCGCCGATCTCGCGGTCGCCACCAACTGCGGTCAGATCAAGACCGGCTCGCTGTCGCGCTCCGACCGTCTTGCCAAGTACAATCAGCTGATCCGTATCGAAGAGGGCCTCGGCCCGCAGGCCCAGTATGCCGGCCGCTCGATCGTTCGCGGCTGA
- a CDS encoding Septum formation initiator (PFAM: Septum formation initiator~KEGG: ret:RHE_CH01932 putative septum formation initiator protein), translated as MWTKHHKKRKIGRFVIPAMTVAFLSYFGYHCIHGDYGLRATETFEHQRVAREKELAILKAKREHLENQVALLSDGSLDKDMLDEKARYQLNMSRADEIVVFNHYSN; from the coding sequence ATGTGGACAAAGCATCATAAGAAGAGAAAGATCGGTCGCTTCGTCATTCCGGCCATGACGGTCGCCTTCCTCTCCTATTTCGGTTATCATTGCATCCATGGCGATTACGGCCTGCGCGCAACGGAGACGTTCGAGCATCAGCGTGTCGCGCGTGAAAAAGAGCTTGCGATCTTGAAGGCGAAGCGCGAACATCTGGAAAATCAGGTCGCGCTCTTGAGTGACGGGTCGCTCGATAAGGATATGTTGGACGAAAAAGCGCGTTATCAGCTCAACATGTCGCGCGCCGACGAGATCGTCGTATTCAATCATTATTCCAATTAA
- a CDS encoding pyruvate dehydrogenase (acetyl-transferring) E1 component, alpha subunit (TIGRFAM: pyruvate dehydrogenase (acetyl-transferring) E1 component, alpha subunit~PFAM: dehydrogenase E1 component~KEGG: rec:RHECIAT_CH0002030 pyruvate dehydrogenase (acetyl-transferring) protein, alpha subunit) — MAPRKTATVSSRKTAAKPAAKASNGGPVADFDRNEELKAYREMLLIRRFEEKAGQLYGMGFIGGFCHLYIGQEAVVVGMQMAQKDGDQVITAYRDHGHMLATGMEARGVMAELTGRRSGYSHGKGGSMHMFSKEKHFYGGHGIVGAQVSLGTGLAFANRYRGNDNVSIAYFGDGAANQGQVYESFNMAALWKLPIVYIVENNRYAMGTSTARATAQSNYSLRGSGFGIPGIQVDGMDVRAVKAAADEALEHCRSGKGPIILEMLTYRYRGHSMSDPAKYRSKDEVQKMRSEHDPIEQVKARLVEKGWASEDDLKAIDKDVRDIVADSADFAQADPEPDASELYTDILL; from the coding sequence ATGGCGCCGCGAAAGACCGCGACCGTTTCCAGCCGCAAAACTGCAGCAAAACCGGCAGCCAAAGCATCGAATGGAGGCCCGGTAGCCGACTTCGATCGCAATGAAGAGCTGAAGGCCTATCGCGAGATGCTGCTGATCCGCCGCTTCGAGGAGAAGGCCGGCCAGCTTTACGGCATGGGGTTCATCGGCGGCTTTTGTCACCTCTACATCGGTCAGGAAGCTGTCGTCGTCGGCATGCAGATGGCGCAGAAGGATGGCGACCAGGTCATCACCGCCTATCGCGACCACGGTCATATGCTGGCAACCGGCATGGAAGCGCGTGGCGTCATGGCGGAACTGACCGGGCGCCGCAGCGGCTATTCCCACGGCAAGGGCGGCTCGATGCACATGTTCTCGAAAGAGAAGCATTTCTACGGCGGTCACGGCATCGTCGGTGCCCAGGTCTCGCTCGGAACGGGTCTTGCCTTCGCAAACCGCTACCGCGGCAATGACAATGTCTCCATCGCCTATTTCGGCGACGGCGCTGCCAACCAGGGCCAGGTCTACGAGAGCTTCAACATGGCTGCTCTCTGGAAGCTGCCGATCGTCTACATCGTCGAGAACAACCGTTACGCCATGGGCACCTCGACTGCCCGCGCCACCGCGCAGTCGAATTACTCGCTTCGCGGATCCGGTTTCGGCATCCCCGGCATTCAGGTCGATGGCATGGACGTCCGCGCCGTCAAGGCGGCCGCCGACGAGGCGCTCGAGCATTGCCGTTCCGGCAAGGGTCCGATCATTCTCGAAATGCTGACCTATCGTTATCGCGGTCACTCGATGTCCGACCCGGCGAAGTATCGCTCCAAGGACGAAGTGCAGAAGATGCGCTCCGAGCATGACCCGATCGAACAGGTCAAGGCACGCCTCGTCGAAAAGGGCTGGGCTTCCGAAGACGATCTGAAGGCGATCGACAAGGATGTTCGCGACATCGTCGCCGATAGCGCCGATTTCGCCCAGGCCGATCCGGAGCCGGATGCATCCGAGCTCTATACCGACATTCTGCTCTAA
- a CDS encoding Transketolase central region (PFAM: Transketolase central region; Transketolase domain protein; biotin/lipoyl attachment domain-containing protein~KEGG: rec:RHECIAT_CH0002031 pyruvate dehydrogenase (acetyl-transferring) protein, beta subunit), translating to MPIDILMPALSPTMEEGTLSKWLKQEGDKVTSGDVIAEIETDKATMEVEAVDEGVIGKLLVPAGTEGVKVNAKIAVLLQDGESASDMSASAPAAAPAAAPQAAQEEKPAAATPASAPVPAEPKAQVQNDPEIPAGTEMVSTTVREALRDAMAEEMRTDENVFVMGEEVAEYQGAYKVTQGLLQEFGPRRVVDTPITEHGFAGVGVGAAMAGLRPIVEFMTFNFAMQAIDQIINSAAKTLYMSGGQMGAPIVFRGPNGAAARVGAQHSQDYAAWYSAIPGLKVVMPYTASDAKGLLKAAIRDPNPVIFLENEILYGQHFDVPKLDNFVLPIGKARIHRPGKDVTVVSFGIGMTYAIKAVAELEKLGIDVELIDLRTIRPMDLPAVIESVKKTGRLVTVEEGYPQSSVGTEIATRVMQQAFDYLDAPILTIAGKDVPMPYAANLEKLALPNVGEVVDAVKAVCYK from the coding sequence ATGCCTATCGATATCCTCATGCCCGCCCTCTCTCCGACCATGGAAGAAGGCACACTGTCCAAATGGCTGAAGCAGGAAGGTGACAAGGTCACCTCCGGCGACGTGATTGCCGAAATCGAAACCGACAAGGCGACGATGGAAGTCGAAGCCGTTGACGAAGGCGTCATCGGCAAGCTTCTGGTTCCTGCCGGAACCGAAGGCGTCAAGGTGAACGCCAAGATCGCCGTTCTCCTGCAGGACGGTGAATCCGCATCCGACATGTCTGCGTCCGCTCCGGCAGCAGCGCCGGCTGCTGCACCGCAGGCCGCGCAGGAGGAAAAGCCGGCTGCCGCAACTCCGGCATCCGCACCCGTTCCCGCCGAGCCGAAAGCCCAGGTGCAGAACGATCCGGAAATCCCGGCCGGCACCGAAATGGTGTCGACGACCGTGCGCGAAGCGCTTCGTGACGCCATGGCCGAGGAAATGCGCACCGACGAAAACGTCTTCGTCATGGGCGAGGAAGTCGCCGAATATCAGGGCGCCTACAAGGTCACGCAGGGCCTGCTGCAGGAATTCGGCCCCCGCCGCGTCGTCGATACGCCGATCACCGAGCATGGCTTTGCCGGCGTCGGCGTCGGTGCAGCCATGGCCGGCCTTCGCCCGATCGTCGAGTTCATGACCTTCAACTTCGCCATGCAGGCGATCGACCAGATCATCAACTCCGCTGCCAAGACGCTTTATATGTCCGGCGGCCAGATGGGCGCTCCGATCGTCTTCCGCGGCCCGAATGGTGCAGCGGCCCGTGTCGGCGCCCAGCACAGCCAGGATTATGCAGCCTGGTACAGCGCCATTCCCGGCCTGAAGGTCGTCATGCCCTACACGGCATCTGATGCCAAGGGCCTGCTGAAGGCTGCGATCCGCGATCCGAACCCGGTCATCTTCCTCGAAAACGAAATTCTCTACGGCCAGCACTTCGATGTGCCGAAGCTCGATAATTTCGTTCTGCCGATCGGCAAGGCCCGCATCCATCGTCCCGGCAAGGACGTCACCGTGGTCTCCTTCGGCATCGGCATGACCTATGCGATCAAGGCTGTCGCCGAACTCGAAAAGCTCGGCATCGATGTCGAACTGATCGACCTTCGCACTATCCGCCCGATGGACCTGCCGGCTGTTATCGAATCGGTGAAGAAAACCGGACGTCTCGTCACCGTCGAGGAAGGCTATCCGCAGTCCTCCGTCGGCACCGAAATCGCCACCCGCGTCATGCAGCAGGCCTTCGACTATCTCGATGCGCCGATCCTGACGATCGCAGGCAAGGACGTTCCGATGCCTTACGCCGCCAATCTCGAAAAGCTCGCCCTTCCGAACGTCGGCGAAGTGGTCGATGCGGTGAAGGCTGTTTGCTACAAATAA
- a CDS encoding pyruvate dehydrogenase complex dihydrolipoamide acetyltransferase (TIGRFAM: pyruvate dehydrogenase complex dihydrolipoamide acetyltransferase~PFAM: catalytic domain of components of various dehydrogenase complexes; biotin/lipoyl attachment domain-containing protein; E3 binding domain protein~KEGG: rec:RHECIAT_CH0002032 dihydrolipoamide S-acetyltransferase protein), producing the protein MPINITMPALSPTMEEGNLSKWLVKEGDKVKSGDVIAEIETDKATMEVEAVDEGTVAKLVVAAGTEGVKVNALIAVLAADGEDVSAAASSAGSAAPAPKADGAAAPKAEAAPAPAQSTPAAAPVAAAAPASVSSDGSRAFSSPLARRLAKEAGIDLSAVAGSGPHGRVVKSDIEAALAGGGAKAAAPAAAASAPQASAAPAPAAAAPKGASEEAVLKLFEPGSYELVPHDGMRKTIARRLVESKQTIPHFYVSVDCELDALLALRAQLNDAAPRKDNAPAYKLSVNDMVIKAMALSLRDVPDANVSWTDNNMIKHKHADVGVAVSIPGGLITPIIRKAEEKTLSTISNEMRDLGKRAKDRKLKPEEYQGGTSSVSNMGMMGVKNFAAVVNPPHATILAVGAGEQRVVVKKGEMAIATVMSVTLSTDHRCVDGALGAELLQAFKGYIENPMGMLV; encoded by the coding sequence ATGCCGATCAATATCACGATGCCCGCCCTCTCTCCGACCATGGAGGAAGGCAACCTTTCCAAATGGCTGGTCAAGGAAGGCGACAAGGTCAAGTCTGGCGATGTGATCGCCGAGATCGAGACCGACAAGGCGACGATGGAAGTCGAAGCCGTCGATGAAGGCACGGTCGCCAAGCTCGTCGTTGCCGCCGGCACCGAAGGCGTCAAGGTCAATGCGCTGATTGCGGTTCTCGCCGCCGATGGCGAGGATGTCTCCGCTGCCGCAAGCAGTGCGGGTTCCGCTGCTCCGGCACCGAAAGCTGACGGTGCAGCCGCGCCGAAGGCCGAAGCTGCACCGGCTCCGGCCCAGTCTACTCCGGCTGCGGCACCTGTAGCCGCCGCTGCACCCGCATCGGTGTCATCTGATGGCAGCCGCGCCTTCTCTTCGCCGCTTGCCCGCAGGCTGGCCAAGGAAGCCGGTATCGACCTTTCGGCAGTCGCAGGCTCCGGCCCGCACGGCCGCGTCGTCAAGAGCGACATCGAAGCCGCCCTTGCCGGCGGCGGCGCCAAGGCCGCAGCCCCCGCCGCTGCTGCTTCCGCTCCGCAAGCCTCCGCAGCTCCGGCTCCGGCCGCCGCTGCCCCGAAGGGCGCTTCCGAAGAAGCCGTGCTCAAGCTCTTCGAACCGGGCTCCTACGAGCTCGTGCCGCATGACGGCATGCGCAAGACGATCGCCAGGCGCCTGGTCGAATCCAAGCAGACGATCCCGCATTTCTACGTCAGCGTCGATTGCGAACTCGATGCGCTTCTGGCGCTGCGTGCCCAGCTGAACGATGCGGCTCCGCGCAAGGATAACGCTCCGGCCTACAAGCTCTCGGTCAACGACATGGTCATCAAGGCCATGGCGCTGTCGCTGCGCGACGTTCCGGATGCGAACGTCTCCTGGACCGACAACAACATGATCAAGCACAAGCATGCCGATGTCGGCGTTGCTGTCTCGATCCCCGGCGGCCTGATCACGCCGATCATCCGCAAGGCCGAGGAAAAGACCCTGTCGACGATCTCCAACGAGATGCGCGATCTCGGCAAGCGGGCCAAGGACCGCAAGCTGAAGCCTGAGGAATATCAGGGCGGCACCAGTTCGGTCTCGAACATGGGCATGATGGGCGTGAAGAACTTCGCAGCCGTGGTCAACCCGCCGCATGCGACGATCCTCGCGGTCGGCGCCGGCGAACAGCGGGTCGTCGTCAAGAAGGGCGAGATGGCGATTGCGACCGTGATGTCCGTCACGCTCTCGACGGACCATCGCTGCGTCGATGGCGCGCTCGGCGCCGAGCTGCTCCAGGCCTTCAAGGGCTACATCGAAAACCCGATGGGCATGCTTGTCTGA
- a CDS encoding lipolytic protein G-D-S-L family (PFAM: lipolytic protein G-D-S-L family~KEGG: rec:RHECIAT_CH0002033 probable arylesterase protein) produces MTKTVLCYGDSLTWGYDAETIGRHDYKNRWPSVLQAALGSEARVIAEGLNGRTTAFDDHLADCDRNGARILPTILQTHAPLDLVVLLLGTNDMKPVVAGSAFAACQGISRLVRLIRNHAWPFEFDGPEILIVAPPAIRATGNVPFAASFPGGIEESAKLATLYRDLADELGCGFFDGNSVAKTTPIDGIHLDAENTRALGRGLESIVRMMLGI; encoded by the coding sequence ATGACCAAGACCGTTCTTTGCTATGGTGACTCGCTGACCTGGGGTTATGACGCCGAGACGATCGGCCGTCATGATTACAAGAATCGCTGGCCGAGCGTGCTTCAGGCAGCGCTCGGCAGTGAGGCCCGCGTCATTGCCGAAGGCCTGAACGGTCGCACCACCGCTTTCGACGACCACCTCGCCGATTGTGACCGCAACGGTGCGCGCATCTTGCCGACGATCCTGCAGACGCATGCGCCGCTCGACCTCGTCGTCCTTCTGCTCGGCACCAATGACATGAAGCCGGTCGTGGCAGGCTCGGCCTTTGCCGCATGCCAGGGCATCAGCCGGCTCGTGCGGCTGATCCGCAATCATGCCTGGCCCTTCGAATTCGATGGGCCGGAGATCCTGATCGTGGCGCCACCGGCGATCCGCGCGACGGGCAATGTGCCCTTCGCCGCGTCGTTTCCCGGCGGCATCGAGGAATCGGCAAAACTTGCAACGCTTTATCGTGATCTTGCCGACGAACTCGGTTGTGGCTTCTTCGACGGCAATTCTGTCGCCAAGACCACACCGATCGATGGCATTCACCTCGATGCGGAGAATACGCGTGCGCTCGGTCGCGGGCTGGAATCGATCGTGCGGATGATGCTGGGGATCTGA
- a CDS encoding GCN5-related N-acetyltransferase (PFAM: GCN5-related N-acetyltransferase~KEGG: rec:RHECIAT_CH0002034 putative acetyltransferase protein), with protein sequence MTSFIALRQASRRDASELAILADIASRGFASWLWVAGVENGVSDTPLERGRLKMSEEEAVGSWRDAVIAEAYGEVAGVAIGHALGEGIGDIEATIPATAPMLALQKTVVGSWFIGSLGVYRHLRGIGIGRRLLDDQIERADRRPVSLITASDNEAALSLYGRNGFLEAARADAVPLFENSKRHAWVLMTRSAA encoded by the coding sequence ATGACCTCCTTCATCGCCCTCCGGCAGGCCTCACGGCGGGATGCCTCGGAGCTGGCGATTCTGGCGGATATCGCATCGCGCGGTTTTGCCTCCTGGCTCTGGGTTGCCGGTGTGGAAAACGGCGTGAGCGACACGCCGCTGGAGCGGGGCCGGCTGAAGATGAGCGAGGAGGAAGCTGTCGGCAGCTGGCGGGATGCCGTCATTGCAGAGGCCTATGGCGAGGTCGCTGGTGTGGCGATCGGCCATGCGCTGGGTGAGGGGATAGGCGATATCGAGGCGACGATTCCGGCGACCGCACCGATGCTCGCCTTGCAGAAAACGGTGGTCGGAAGCTGGTTCATCGGCAGTCTCGGCGTCTATCGCCACCTGCGCGGCATCGGCATCGGACGCAGGCTGCTGGACGATCAGATCGAAAGGGCCGATCGGCGGCCCGTCAGTCTCATTACCGCAAGTGATAACGAAGCGGCTTTGTCGCTTTATGGAAGAAACGGATTCCTGGAGGCTGCGCGCGCCGATGCCGTGCCGCTCTTCGAAAACAGCAAAAGACATGCGTGGGTGCTCATGACCCGCAGCGCAGCGTAA
- a CDS encoding dihydrolipoamide dehydrogenase (TIGRFAM: dihydrolipoamide dehydrogenase~PFAM: pyridine nucleotide-disulphide oxidoreductase dimerisation region; FAD-dependent pyridine nucleotide-disulphide oxidoreductase; FAD dependent oxidoreductase~KEGG: ret:RHE_CH01938 dihydrolipoamide dehydrogenase) — MAESYDVIIIGSGPGGYVAAIRASQLGLKTAIVEREHMGGICLNWGCIPTKALLRSAEVLDHANHFKDFGLVLEGTVKPDAKAVVGRSRAVSARLNAGVGFLMKKNKIDIIWGEAKITKPGEVVVGKSSKAVVEPQHPLPKNVKSGEGTYTAKHIIIATGARPRALPGIEPDGKLIWTYFEALKPDVLPKSLIVMGSGAIGIEFASFYRSMGVDVTVVEVMPTIMPVEDAEITAIARKQLEKRGLKIFTSAKVSKVDKAANSVTAHVETADGKVQQITADRLISAVGVQGNIENLGLEALGVKTDRGCVVIDGYGKTNIAGIYAIGDVAGPPMLAHKAEHEGVVCVEKIAGLPNVHPTDKGKVPGCTYCNPQVASVGITEPKAKEQGRDIRVGRFSFAANGKAIALGEDQGMVKVIFDKKTGELLGAHMVGAEVTELIQGFVVAMNLETTEEELMHTIFPHPTVSESMKEAVLDAYGRVLNA, encoded by the coding sequence ATGGCTGAATCCTACGACGTCATCATCATCGGCTCGGGTCCCGGCGGCTATGTCGCCGCCATCCGCGCCAGCCAGCTCGGCCTGAAGACCGCGATCGTCGAGCGCGAGCATATGGGCGGCATCTGCCTGAACTGGGGCTGCATTCCGACCAAGGCGCTGTTGCGCTCGGCCGAGGTGCTCGATCACGCCAATCACTTCAAGGATTTCGGCCTCGTTCTCGAAGGCACGGTCAAGCCGGATGCCAAGGCCGTCGTCGGCCGCTCGCGGGCCGTCTCCGCCCGCCTGAATGCTGGCGTCGGCTTCCTGATGAAGAAGAACAAGATCGACATCATCTGGGGCGAGGCAAAGATCACGAAGCCGGGAGAGGTCGTCGTCGGCAAGTCGTCGAAGGCCGTCGTCGAGCCGCAGCATCCGCTGCCGAAGAACGTCAAGAGCGGCGAGGGCACCTATACCGCCAAGCACATCATCATCGCCACCGGTGCCCGTCCGCGCGCGCTGCCCGGCATCGAGCCGGATGGCAAGCTGATCTGGACCTATTTTGAGGCGCTGAAGCCGGATGTTCTGCCGAAGTCGCTGATCGTCATGGGCTCGGGAGCTATCGGCATCGAATTCGCCAGCTTCTACCGCTCGATGGGCGTCGACGTCACCGTCGTCGAAGTCATGCCGACCATCATGCCTGTCGAGGATGCCGAGATCACGGCGATCGCCCGCAAGCAGCTTGAAAAGCGCGGCCTCAAGATCTTCACCAGCGCCAAGGTCTCGAAGGTCGACAAGGCCGCCAACAGCGTTACCGCCCATGTCGAGACGGCCGATGGCAAGGTGCAGCAGATCACCGCCGACCGACTGATTTCGGCCGTCGGTGTTCAGGGCAATATCGAAAACCTCGGTCTCGAGGCGCTCGGCGTCAAGACCGACCGCGGCTGCGTCGTCATCGACGGTTACGGCAAGACCAATATCGCCGGCATCTATGCGATCGGCGATGTCGCCGGCCCGCCGATGCTGGCGCACAAGGCAGAGCATGAAGGCGTCGTCTGCGTCGAAAAGATCGCCGGCCTGCCGAACGTTCATCCGACCGACAAGGGCAAGGTCCCGGGCTGCACCTATTGCAATCCGCAGGTCGCCTCCGTTGGCATCACCGAGCCCAAAGCCAAAGAACAGGGCCGCGACATCCGCGTCGGCCGCTTCTCGTTCGCAGCGAACGGCAAGGCGATCGCGCTTGGCGAAGACCAGGGCATGGTGAAGGTGATCTTCGACAAGAAGACCGGTGAGCTGCTCGGCGCCCACATGGTCGGCGCCGAAGTCACCGAGCTCATTCAGGGCTTCGTCGTCGCGATGAACCTCGAAACGACCGAGGAAGAGCTGATGCACACGATCTTCCCGCATCCGACCGTGTCGGAATCGATGAAGGAAGCGGTGCTCGATGCCTACGGCCGTGTCCTGAACGCTTGA
- a CDS encoding conserved hypothetical protein (KEGG: ret:RHE_CH01939 hypothetical protein), giving the protein MSMETQALLVFLLIGLVAGFLASLVVGGGGLIRCLLSGIIGAFVGGYLFSALGISLGIENALVVQIIHATVGAIIVVLIARAVA; this is encoded by the coding sequence ATGTCTATGGAGACGCAGGCGTTGCTGGTATTTTTGCTGATCGGCCTGGTCGCAGGCTTCCTCGCAAGCCTGGTCGTCGGTGGCGGCGGGTTGATAAGATGCCTGCTGAGCGGCATTATCGGCGCCTTCGTCGGCGGTTATCTGTTCAGCGCGCTCGGCATTTCGCTGGGCATTGAAAACGCGCTGGTGGTGCAGATCATCCACGCCACCGTCGGCGCCATCATCGTGGTTCTGATCGCCAGGGCGGTGGCTTGA
- a CDS encoding Transglycosylase-associated protein (PFAM: Transglycosylase-associated protein~KEGG: rec:RHECIAT_CH0002037 putative transglycosylase-associated protein), translated as MESVGWISAIIIGGLAGWLAGKLMEARYGIFLNIVLGIVGSVVASAVLAQFHVEVVGGRLGYFVTGFLGACLLIFLARLVRR; from the coding sequence ATGGAAAGCGTCGGTTGGATTTCGGCAATCATCATCGGTGGACTTGCGGGCTGGCTCGCCGGCAAGCTGATGGAAGCGCGATACGGGATTTTTCTGAACATTGTGCTCGGCATCGTCGGTTCGGTCGTCGCAAGCGCCGTCCTTGCGCAGTTCCATGTCGAGGTGGTCGGCGGACGGCTCGGTTACTTCGTGACGGGTTTCCTTGGCGCCTGCCTGTTGATATTCCTTGCGCGGCTGGTGCGGCGCTAG